The nucleotide sequence GGAAGGTAGAGCTAACAAAATTTGCTTATGGATTAGGTAGAGGTATTAGAAAAAAGtaggagtcaaggatgactccagaACTTTTGTCCTTGGCAACTGGGAAGGATTAAGTTGCCATTTACTAATGTTGGGAGGACAGCAGGAGGAACAGATTTGGGAGGAAAAGATAAGGAATTTAATTGAGGATAGGTTAAGTTTAAGATGAAGGTATCAAGGTTATAGAAGTGTAGAGTTCAACTACAGGCAAGTAAACAAGGTTGTAAGTAGTGATCTAGTTCCCTGAATCATGCATAAATGACTTAATGTGGCAAAATACAAATACCTGCCTGTTGTATACCTAGCCACTGAAGGTAACTAGAAGTAAAACTTACTGTATCTAAGTTctctaaactgatttttttaaaaaaaacaaaacagagtagTTCTTGaggaattaaaattttgaaaattctgttGCCAGGTAAAAACTAACACTTGAGTGCTTATTATGGCAGGTGCTACTCTGGGGACTTTACATTCATTACCTCACAATCCCTATGGCAATAGTGCAGTGGTACTATTATTGTCACTATTTTatagaggaaactaaggctcacaGTGGTTAAGTAACCTGCATGAGGTCACATTGCTAATTTATCATAGAAACTAGATTTGAATCCAGATAGGTTAGTTCCAAAGCTCATGCTCTTAACTACGTTGCAACTCCTCAGACTGGCAAGGGTAGAGAAAGTGAAGATAGACATAAATGCAGTAGAGATCAAAATACAGCCAGCCCTTGTGGAACATAAGCAAAAGgttctttattcaataaaatcgTTGAAACTATAAGGGAAAACTTACAcataattcatttttctcattttattatgaaaattttcaaacatacagaaaaattaaaagaattgtaTGATGATCACCATATCCATCACCATCTAGATTCTAcagttaatatttctttaacaatTAATATGCTTCCATCCAAGAAAAGCCCATGAAGAGGAAACTCATTCTTTGAGGCCAGGATACCCTGTTAGCAAAACCTGAcaaggacaaaaaaagaaaactataggccgatatccctgatgaacacagatgcaaaaatcgtCAGCAAAATGCTAGCAAATCACATTCAACAACACACCAAAAAAATCATTCATCATGATCCAGCGGGAGTCATCCCAGGGTTGCAAGGATGggtcaacatacacaaatcaataaacatgacaTACCACATTTAACAGTCAGGAACAAACATATCATCAgttcaatagatgctgaaaaaaagtgcttgataaaatttaacatcccttcatgataaaaaaaaaaaaaaaaacaactctcaaactgagtatagaaggaacatacatcaaaatgataaaggccaggtatgacaaacccacaattaacatcatactgaataggggaaaattgaaagattttcctctaaaatctgaaacaataCATGGAGactctcaccacttttattcaacatggtactagAAGTCCTAGTGAGAGCacttaggcaagagaaagaaataaaggacaacCAGATtggaaagaagtcaaattatccttgtttgcagatgacatgatcctatgtttagaaaaacctaaagactccaccaaaaaactgttagaactgataaatgaatttagtaaagttgcagggtacaaaatcaacatacaaaattcaGTAGCATTTTATACACCaatagcaaacaatctgaaaaagaaatccagaaagcaatttcatttgcaatagctacaaaaaaataaaatacctaggaataaatttaaccaaagaagtgaaagttcTCTACAATGAattaaaatgctgatgaaagaaactgaagagaaaGATTAACCCTGttctcatggattggaagaattaatattgttagaatgtccatactacccaaagcaatctgcagattcaatgcagtccctatcaaaataccaatgacaagcaatcctaaaattcaaataGAACCATAAAAGACTCTGAATACCAAAGCACTCCTAAGCAAAAAAttaagctggaggcatcacactacctgacttcaaaatacattacaaaCCTATAGTAGCAAAGACTACATGGTGCTGatataaaaagagacacatagaccaatggaactgaatagagaatccagaaataaatacatgcatttacagccaactcacttttgacaaaggcaccacgAACATAACATTGGGGAAAGTACAGGCTGTTTAAtaagggtgctgggaaaactggatattcctGTACAATAGAGTGAAattagacccctatctctcaccatatacaaaaataaaatcaaaatgtcttAAACACTTAAATGTTAAGACCTGatactatgaaactactagaagaaaacatgagaaacactacaggacattggtctgggcgaAGATTTTTttgggtaagacctcaaaagcgtaggaaacaaaagcaaaaagagacaaatgggattacatcaagttaaaaagcttctgcacagcaaaggaaacagattGAAGACATAACctacatacagaatgggagagaataaatctgcaaactatccatctgacaaggtaTTGATAACCAGAATATATTAATGTTATGTAACAATAGGAAGTttgtttaaagtaaaataaacattgcAAAATGTTTTATCACATATCTACCCATCTCTCTATTCCTCTTTTAATCCAGCTTACAACTTTGCATTTCAAAAGTTGAAGACAGCAGTATACTTTACCCCTAAACACTTTAGCTACATGCATGATTCTACCATTCACAttcaaaaattaaactatttattgGATTTAAATTGATTGCaagtaagttttaaaagattGAGTGTGACTACAAAGTTCAtggaattttctaaataatattcttttattcaaaatgttaatagataatataatgataaagtcATTTTCAACTGTGTCCACACAGAGGATGGGGAGGCACGTGAAAGGGACGAAATCCGGCACGATAGGCGAAAAGAAAGACAGCATGACCGGAATCTTTCTAGGGCCGCTCCTGATAAGAGGTAGGTGCTATTTGAGATACATACAAATTATGAAGAGTGGgctttttctacctttttagAGGACAGTTAGTCCACTAAGATCAGCTTtgcttctctccttttcctctttaatttGATAACAATAAATTAGCACTTAATTTTCTTACACTTAGTCTTAGCAGAAGTGACTGTCCCTGgaaataatcttttctttcatCATCTTCTAGCATCAGTTAGAATTGACAATAATGAGGATACAGAAAAAGGAATTCAGATCATGTTTGTGAAAAGGAAGTAGTGAATGGGTCTTCTGGCTTGTTCTTTTCTTACCTCAAATGGTTAGACAAATTGATTAAGTGCCTATTCCTCTAGACAGGAAATAAGCTGCCATACCTTTATTGAGATCCTTTCATATGCAGAGCATTGTACCCAGTACAATGGGAAAAAGAGCAGATTttgaaagaagtgaaaaatgaacaatttatcctaaaatttagaaatatagagCTCTCAGAcaaaataatttgggaaaatttaCACAGCACttttaataaatacaaacttGTATGGAACAAACCAAATACATGTATCAGAGCATAGAATAAAGTAGGGAGTGAGAAAGCTTGTGGTTCACCAAAGGCTGAGGATTAAAATTGCTGAAAAGTTGAGGAAATGCCACCATTTGAAAGTGGAATTCTGAGTGAGagttaaatgcaaatataagacATTTTCTTCCCAAATGAAGTTTTCCATGCTCTGATCATCCTATGAGttgatattgtttattttttctaagtcatATCTTAAGCATCAGAAAAGATTCTTGCTGGTGTTCTTTGTTGTTTAATCAGCATATTTTATCTCCCTGGATAAGTGAAGTGATGGAGAAGCAGAAAGTCTTAATTATAAGTTTTGGGTAAATGCACAGTGTAGAAGAATGAAGTGTGAAAGTGTTTAATTAATGACACTGTTGGTTGGAAATTCctgagttataaaaattaaaatgccggccgggcgctgtggctcacgcctgtaatcctagctcttgggaggccgaggcgggcggattgctcaaggtcaggagttcaaaaccagcctgagcaagagcgagaccccgtctctactataaaacagaaagaaattaattggccaactgatatatatataaaaaattagccgggcatagtggcacatgcctgtagtcccagctactcgggaggctgaggcagaaggatcgctcgagcccaggagtttgaggttgctgtgagctaggctgacgccacggcactcactctagcctggacaacaaagtgagactctgtctcaaaaaaaaaaaaaaaaaaaaaaaattaaaatggctcTATAGCTGCGGTccccaaaccccccccccccccccgcgtcAGTGGCATCACACCCTCTTGGGAACACAAACTccactgcaaactgcacatgCCAGAGATCCAGGCCTCGTACTTCCCTGTAGGAAAAACTGTCTCCCATGAAATTAGtctctggtgtcaaaaaggttgagGATCGCTGCTCTGTAGATAATTTGGGCCCTTTAAAACCAGTAAagtagctgggcgcggtggctcacgcctgtaatcccgcggattgcttgaggtcaggagttcgaaaccagcctgagcaagagcgagacccgtctctactataaatagaaacaaattaattggccaactaatatatatagaaaattagctgggcatggtggcgcatgcctgtagttccagctactcgggaggctgaggcataaggattgcttgagcccaggagtttgaggttgctgtgagctaggctgacgccacggcactcactctagcctggtcaacaagcgagactctgtctcaaaaaaaaaaaaaaaaaaccagtaaagTGGCTATGAGAATTGATAACATAGAAAAGCTGTAAAGTTGTGATTGGATGAAAGCCAAATTGTCTATAGAAATCATTTTAGGGTCTGAGCTTCTAGTAAAATAAGTGATTACAGTTACCATAGTTTCACTGGAATGTAGATTTCATACATAGTTAAACAGCAGGAGAATTAAATTAATCTGAATATCAAAACTCTTAccgtgccgggcgcggtggctcacgcctgtaatcctagctctctgggaggccgaggcgggaggatcgctcgaggtcgggagttcgaaaccagcctgagcaagagcgagaccccgtctctactataaatagaaagaaactaattggccaactaatatatatagaaaaaattagccgggcatggtggctcatgcctgtagtcccagctacttgggaggctgagacagaaggatcgcttgagcccaggagtttgaggttgctgtgagctaggctgatgccacggcactcactctagcctaggcaacaaagcaagactctgtctcaaaaaaaaaaaaacctcttaccGAATAATCTAGTCATTGAGATTTTCCTCAAAATTCTAGTagggccgggcgcgatggctcacgcctataatcctagctctctgggaggccgagacaggcagattgctcaaggttaggagttcgaaaccagcctgagctagagcaagaccccatctctactataaagaaattaattggccaactaacatatatagaaaaaatgagccggacatggtggtgtatgcctgtagtcccagctacttgggaggctgaggcaggaggattgcttgagcccaggagtttgaggttgctgtgagctaggctgacaccacggcacttaccctagcttgggcaacaaagagactatctcaaaaaaaaaaaattctagtaggATAAAATGActaaatatgattaaataaaagctgattctaaCTTATTGAAAGTAATTGAAGTGATGCATCTCATTTGCATCTATTTCCCCAATTCCTAAACCCTtctataataatagcaaatataaacCGTAACAATTTCATATCTCAGCATGGTTTTAAGGTGATTACTTATATTTAAAACTTCCATGTCAAAggctggatatggtggctcacacctgtaatctaagCACTTcaggatgccaaggcaggaggattgcctgaggtcagttcaagaccagcctgggcaatacagtcaGACTCTgtctttgcaaaaaaaataagaaaaattagctgaacatggtggcacgtacctatagtcccagctacttgggaggctgaggtaagaggataacttgagcctaagagttggaggttacagtgagctatgattgtgtcccTGCACTtaagccagggcgacagagcaagaccctgtctttaagaaaaataaaaattaaaggtatCTATGTGACAAAACcgtttgtactcccttaatattttgaaatcaaaaaataaatgaaagcgtactgctgaaaaacaaaaaaaaaaaaagaaaaaaatatttccatgtcaAGAATGAGTCTCTTGAGCCTGGTGCGGTGGctgctcacgcctgcaatcctagcactctgggaggccaaggcaggcatattgctcgagatcaggagttagaaaccagcctgagcaagagagagaccctgtctctactataaatagaaagaaattaattggccaactaaaaatatatagaaaaaattagctgggcatggtggcgtgtgtctgaggcagcagaattgcttgagcccaggagtttgaggttgctgtgagccagtctgatgccacggcactctagcccgggcaaaagagcgagactctgtctaaaaaaaaaaaaaaaaagaatgagtctCTTGGGTGTTTTTTTGAGCTAACAGGAAATCCTAATTGTAAAATCTACCTCTAATCACATAATCTGAAATCCTGTAAGGGCTGACAGCCTGATTGTGCATTATCAGGGAGTATATATTCACCAGATATGAACATGACATagtcattttctttgttctgagaATGGTTGTATTTAAATTGAATATATTCAGCTTGTAAAGAGTTTTCAATTAGTGatatcatatttcaaaataggtcgaaacttcagagaaatgaaaatcggGATATCAGTGAAGTCATTGCTCTTGGTGTGCCCAATCCTCGGACTTCCAATGACGTTCAGTATGACCAAAGGCTCTTCAACCAATCCAAGGTACAGTGAGTTTCAAAGCAGCGTATATTGTGTGTTGATACGAATAACAATCCTCAGGAGAAAGATAATTATCTTAGATGTAGATCAGCCTAAGGTTTGCCAGTatgatgacagaaaaaaatttgaagttgTTTGTTGTAACTTAAGATACATATAAGATGAAATAGTTCTGATTGtgacctcctttttttttttaagactagtcaagtgcagtagtgtgaggaggggggaaagtagtagaacaaggagttcaatctgtaactgactgaacaatcacgtgagataactcactaccttcagaccAACCTAATTGTGACCGCTTAACAGTTGGCTAAAATTTGGGACaataacagaaaatgaaagaaattaggtgACAAAACTTGGTTCTATCAGTCTTTTGTTGTAAAACAGAGCCAGTGTCCTACAAAAGTacctcttggatttttttttaatgctatagaAATATGTGAACTTGAGAATCTTTGAAAAGTGAAGCTGTAAAACTGGATTAAAGTACTAGACTGATTTTCaggaaatcagattttttttttttgagacagagtcgagACGCTTTGTTGCCATGGTTAGAGTaagtgcgtggcgtcagcctagctcacagcaacctccaactcctgggctcaagcaatcctcctgcctcagcctccccagtagctgggactacaggcatgtgccgccatgcccagctaattttttctatatatatgttagttggccaattaatttctttctatttacagtagagacgaggtctcgctcttgctcaggctggtttggaactcctgacctcgagcaatctgcccgcctcggcctctcagagtgaggaaatcagatttcttttttttttttgttttgtttttattttttttttttcttaattgccaTAGTACATGGTAAGAAATCAGATTTCTAATACCAGTTGTGATTAACTAACTAGGACACTTTAGGCCTGGGAGAAgtatctttgtattttaattcatataaCACTGACTACTAACTATGCATAAGTCAGTAAGATCAAAGATCTTTGAAGGCATCTTTGCTCTCAACCCATAGTCTATAGAAGATGTGTATCTATCTTCTTAGTAGTATTTGAGTAAGCCCttctaagtaataataataataattcataagTTAGATGCTTTTTATATTCCTGGCATTGTTCTCggtcttttttttgtatttatttttttaataatatttttcatttattgtaataatttttattcttaagttttttcccttatttttcaaCCATAGGAATGCAGGGATCGGTCTTGTTTTTACTTGtatcatctcacttaatccttagaAAAACCCTATAAAAtcatactattattatctcaatGGTGTAGATAAGGCAATTGAGACAGAGAAGTTTAGCTAGCTAGTTAACTGATGGAATTAAGATTCAAACTTGGGTGTCTTTTTCCAAAGCTTTGTTCTTAAACACTGTGCAATGGCAACttatcagcctgagcaaaggtgTATGGGGATGAAATTTCCacataagtaaatattttcaaggcAATCACCTGTCACAAGCTTTAAAAGTTGTGATgaggccggatgtggtggctcacgcctgtaatcctagctctctgggaggctgaggtgggcatattgctcgaggccaggagtttgaaaccagcctgagcaagatcaagaccctgtctctattataaatagaaagaaattaattggccagctaatatatatagaaattagcagggcatggtggcacatgcagtcccagctatttgggaggctgaggcaggaggattgcttgagcccaggagtttgaggttgctgtgagctaggctgtcactccagcctgggcaacaaagtgagactctgtctcaaataaataaatagttgtgatgaaaatttttctattgtttcttgtTGACTTAACATGGAGAACTTTCTTATGGCTGTAATAGTGATATTCTTAAGCAGTTAAGGAGCATAACACAGAAATGTTTAAGAATTCTTTCATCATCTTGCCATTGTGTCTATACAAATTGAAATTGTCAAGTTTATGCTTATAGTAGCATCCTGCAATTCCAGTGACTAGAGTAATTAAACTCTTATAATGAGTTAACCTTGTTTAATCTAAGCCTCTGGGTAAGGACCAAAAGGTGATAGAAACAAAAGTTTACATGCGCTTTGAGTTTAATGaagacctttttaaaatttgtagttCAGATTGTTGAAAACATCAGCAAGGGTTTACTCTTCATGTGAATGTTATCaggttttgcttttaataaaaatattgtatacatCTTTAATATCCTTTTTTCCACAGGGTATGGACAGTGGATTTGCAGGTGGAGAAGATGAAATTTACAATGTTTATGATCAAGCCTGGAGAGGTGGTAAAGATATGGCCCAGAGTATTTATAGGCCCAGTAAAAATCTGGACAAGGACATGTATGGTGATGACCTAGAAGCCAGAATAAAGACCAACAGGTACCAAGTGAGACACCTCACTATCAATGTTTACACCCATGAAAACAAAGTAGTTCAtagtcctttctctttttccctagaTTTGTTCCTGACAAGGAATTTTCCGGTTCAGACCgtaggcagagaggcagagaaggacCAGTTCAGTTTGAGGAAGATCCTTTTGGCTTGGACAAGTTTTTGGAAGAAGCCAAACAGCATGGTGGCTCTAAAAGACCTTCAGATAGCAGCCGCCCCAAGGAGCATGAGCATGAAggcaagaagaggaggaaggagtagACACGTGTCTCTTCAAAGTGAATGAACTATTATCCAAAACCCTAATGATGCAAGTCATATGGGGAATACTTTGTAAATGGTCAGGATAAAAACCAAATCTGGGTGACACATCCCAGCACTACTTTTTATTACAGGAGAAAGGGGGATAGAAAATTCTACTttgaattagtttttttaaagagtggGTTGTGTTTGTCCTTCTCCCACCTTTTGGCATTTATAGAACATACTGCCCCACATAAAAAATTGAGACCACTTCCTTTTATGTGACACTAGAAGTTTGGGGTTAATATTTTGTGTACAAACAATTGCTTATGAATAAAGTTACCCCAACCGTGATGAGGATGATATTCACATATTGGAACTGTGCTACCAAATGACATTTTTCCCCCCATTGTGCTGTTTTAATTTGGACTGGGGAAAGTAAGCTCTTGCTTGGTGCAACTATTGTTTCAAATAAAACCCTTTAGACAAAATTCTCAGTTAACTTTATTTAATATACAGGAATGGTCTTAAAAATCTTTCTCTCCATCAGATGTTTGATCCCCATGAAAAACTTTTGGTCTTTGAGCTTGAACGGagagctagaaaaaaatatcaaataagcaCTGTAAGGAAAAGCAATgtctaaaaacattaaaactgaaaattacCACTTTAAGTTTGCCTTTTTATTAGGGAGTCAGTATCAATAACTCAAGCAGCTGCTGTGTGTTCCTTGTTCTTAAGACTCCCTAAATTCCCATTAAAAGTTATAAACAATTTGGACCAAGATCACACTGTAAGTGGGAAAGCCAGGATTTCATTGCAAGTTTGCCTGACTTGAAAATAGACTGCTGTTTCCACTGTTCTGTGTTATAATATACTTTGCTACCCATTAAAGGGTCCTCCCGTACTTCCTTCCCCAGACCTTTTAAAACTGGACAcgctaccaccaccaccactcttTAACAAGCATTAAGGCAGCTTCAGTTGGTTACAAATCTCCCAAAGTCCCTGCCAGTCCACACTTCTGACCTATGTAATGGGTACACAGAAAGCTCATGATACTATCAATATAGAAACAGATTTACCTTTACTCCATCAATGAAGTGATTTTCCTGTTGTAGTGCATTCTGAAGTTCTTCTTCTGTAGAAAACTGAACCCAACCGAAACCTTTGTGAAAGCCAGTCTCTTTGTCCtgaaaattttttagttttaaatataggaaaagaataCTTAATCATGAATTTGCAAAAGTTTCCATGAGCTCCAAATCAAACTAACAACTTTTTCATCTGCCAAAATCAGATTACAGACATAAATAACTGCCAATAACCTTGATTTAGTACATGTTTACTATTCTGAGTTGTCCAAGGCTAAATCCCTGTGTTAAACTGATTCTCTCTGCTTTGCTGCTGCATTACAGAAG is from Microcebus murinus isolate Inina chromosome 6, M.murinus_Inina_mat1.0, whole genome shotgun sequence and encodes:
- the SLIRP gene encoding SRA stem-loop-interacting RNA-binding protein, mitochondrial, with product MAALAARSVVSLRRSVNRPVAFVRKIPWTAASSEMREHFAQFGHIRRCFLPFDKETGFHKGFGWVQFSTEEELQNALQQENHFIDGVKLSVQAQRPKVFHGDQTSDGEKDF